The following is a genomic window from Amphiura filiformis chromosome 4, Afil_fr2py, whole genome shotgun sequence.
AATCAAAATGTGGATTTCTGATGAGAAAGGAACTAGGAAGACGAAAGAGATGCAGCAACTTGTGCAAAGACTTCAAGAGGAAGTAGCAAGATTAAATGCTCCTAGATTTGAATTTAAGGTAATGACATTAAAGTACCATATAAATAGCAGGGGTGGCGCCAGGGTTTTTCGAACAAGGGTGCATGGGCGGGGGGGGGGTCTAGGGGCATTTATCTCATAGAGAGGCAAATCTACTTGTTACTGGCGAGATTTAAACAATCTTCATTCCATTGCAAGTGGCCAAGCTCTCTTCTCTTCCATATGCCTCATTTTAATATTGATGGAACTTTGCAACCTGCTCCTACCTCCCCACCCTCTCTGTCTTAACTTCCTGTCTCCTGTTTCTCTTTATTGTCTTCTTCCCGCTctcgtttttttttatttcctccCTTTTTTCCCACAGCTATACTGTTATTAAAAGAGAAGTTGACCTTCCTATAAAATGACACACAATGCGATAATTTGCACATTCAAGGTCATAAAGTTTGGTAGTTTAACCTAGGCCTATACATACTAGGCGGTCACCCGTATTTGgaggttctcggctgtcgcgattacctggctgttACACTTAACAAACTGCGCAAGAACCTATACCCATACcacagtttatactaatttgacctcagatgacaccaaaatgaccttctaaaactttggctctaaatagtgactgtacatatcaagtttcatgcccatacgacaatttatactaatttgacctcagatgaccccgaaatgaccttctaaaatacgacaatgtatactaatttgacctcagtcaATGACCCCGAAACGACcgtccaaaaatgtggctctaaatggtgactgtacccaccaagtttcatgcccatacggcagtttatactaatttgacctcagatgacccctggtgcccccgaaatgaccttcccaaaatttggctctaagtgttgactgtacacaccaagttttatgcccatgtgacaatttgatctcagatgacccctggtgaccccgaaatgaccttccaaaaatttggctctaagtGGTGATTGTACCaccaagtttttactaatttgacctcagatgacccctggtgacccgatACGTGTAATCAAACGTTTAAATCCTGTCGCGAGTTGTTCTGCAGTTCGGTGGATCAAGGTTTTACGAGTCCGGAGTTTGTACCTTTTTCTGCATGATGTTCGCTTCAAGACTTTCTGCTAGTTGCGACTAAATCGGTCGCATTTGTATCCAAAAATGTTCCAAATGCGACCATAAGGCTAAATTCAGGGAATAGTACGTAATCATAATTCTTGTTTATCCCAAAACACTTTCTATTTCTACAATCTAGACTCCTGATACACTCATCACTGCTCTATTACAAGTTTTTGCAAAGGCAGGAGGCACAGTGATGCCAGATATTCTCTGGCTCTAGCCCAGCAGGGTGCATCGTGTTTGTTGTCAGGTACGACACAAGGGATAATCTACAAAACCTCTGGAAAAAGTGCAAGAGCCAGAAACTTAAGGACATGCTGAAAACCGACGTGATCAATGAGAACAATTTTTCCAAGCGTCTCTACAAGAAGATCGATGTCAGTATTGAAATCGAAGAGAAAGAATATAAAAGAGGACTCAAATACTTCCCCAAAGGTAAATTTTCCTTATTTTGCACTCTCTATCAAACCATATGCATAATAAAAGAAAACGAATTAGACCTCCTACCTAATTTGCACATTTTAACTATGACATGTGATTAAATAGTTTCTCTACACCTAAATGAACTTTCCAAAGCTGGAGAAGTGCGCGAGGAAAGAACGATGATTGCTGGTGCTACATGATTGGGTGCtaaactttgatcagctcgtaatcggcgggccttataacatcgcggattaatatcaaaatagtttattttgataaatgtcttgtgatatctcgccagaagcatcacaaattattatttgaCAGGTTAACTAATactatagcactcttaacgtgggtctacttttcggcgtagttgtattaaaagcctaacatttcccgcctattaagagctgatcaaactatacatgaGTTTGGGTCAAGTTAATTGCTTTGGCTTAGCCCAGCCTATTATGTTTTTCTGTCCATGCGGGAACAACCCAACATCATCATATTATGCgatattatgataattatgataCCTTTTCAAAATATCTCTGCAGACACAGGGAATCAAGCGGCGGCGGCTACCCAGAGCACCGAAATAGCAGAGGATGAAACGACCATGTCCAGCAAATCTCCAGAACCTCCACTGGTACCCGGGACACTAGTCCAGTTCCTAACGCATGCAACAAAATCAGTTGCTGATGCTGACAAAGAAATCGAAAAAATCAAAAAGCAGATTGAGGAAAACTGGGAGCAGTCACAAGAACTCAGTAAAGACCGAGAAAGCCACATGAGTGCCGTCAAAAGGAACTTGGAAAGTTTTGCAGCGAAAATTACATTCGAAAATCCCGCTGATCAAGTACAAGGTAATTTAGGTAAGGCGTGTTTAGTGTTTTCTCTTTGTAGACTTGTTATAGTCCGAAACCACATGTCGCTgagagtttggggcctccaattTTTGCTTGACCCAAGGCGCCCAAAcaagtaaatccggccctgcgtgCATTTATGAGAAACCGTGATTTTACTGAGGCAAAGTAGAATTGAATAACGACTTTGTCATTACTTCATAGATTCAGAACGGCAGATACAAACTCCAAGTGAGTTAGGTTGAAAATAAGGATCAAAATGCCACAATCTTAAAATAAATCTTCGGTATATTATTAGGGCTACATAATAAATAGATTTAAGATCACCAAATGTTTTGGTTGGAATGTTGgttgaaaatattaaaaacatctaCAATTGTTTGGAgggttaaaaaaatattatcgaaATGTCCAGCCCTAGTGTCTGAGGAAATgaggaaataaataaaaatgaaatgtaAATTCTGCCTATGCATTTGTGGCTGAGGGGGTCAGGGTGTAGGTGCGTAAATTTACTCATAAAGTTTCCTATAAAGGTGTTCAGTTTTTCACTAATTATTTTTCTCCAGATCTGGAAATCCAAACGTGTATTCGTGATATAGAGAAAGGAACTAAGAAGACGAAAGAGATGCAACAACTGGTACAAACACTTCAAGAGGAAGTAGTGACGTTAAATGCTCCCAGATTTGAACTaaaggtaggcctacaaaaaGCACCGTATTAGTAGACCTATTATCAATTCATGGGACTGCCATAAATGCGATAATTTGCAAATATTGGCTGAACCCATAAAATTGCTCTAAGGTCACAAAATTCAACAATTGTGGTAGTTATAGCCAAATGTGTAAATCATGTCGCGGGTTGTCCTGCAATTCGCTAGATCAAGGTATTACGAACCCGAATTACGAAGTTTCTGCCTTTCCTTCATGATCTTCAGGACTGTTAGTTGCCACCAAAATTTGCATCCAAAATTGTTCCAAATGCGACCATGAGTTCAGCTAAACACGTTATTACAATTCTTGTCATCATTTCATATTTGCCTGGTAGGATTGGTCCTCTGTTCACTTAACTGGAGGGGTACGAAAAGTAGCACTGCAACGCTtgtattgatttttcaaagtaaaatgctaatacatATTTCAATGCATtcaaaggtccagggaaattaacGAGGTGTCACCGGAGCTGGAAtagatattttgttaaaaataatcTGAAAACACTTTCCATTTCTTCAATTTAGTCTCCCGATACGCTGATCACTGCTCTGTTAGAAGTTTTTGCGCAAGCAGGAGGCACACTGATGCAGGTATTATCTGGCTCCACCCCAGGAGGATACATCGTGTTTGTAGTCCATTTCCATTCAAGAGAGGATTTACAACATTTCTGGAAAATGTACAACAAAAGCAAGACAATTCATGACATGCTGAAAACTACACTGATCAACGAGAAGAATTTTGGCAAGCGTCTCTGCAAGAAGTTATATATCACTGTGGATATTGACGAGAAAAAATATAAAAGAGTACTCAAAAACTTCCCCAAAGGTAAACTTTTTCTTATTTTGTACTTTCTGTCATATCATCTGCATGTCAAAGAATATCAATGACCTAATTTGCACATTTTAACCACCATGTGATTAATTGGTCACTCTAGCACCTACAATGAACTGTTAGTTGGATGGGTGTCTTCTGTCCATGCAGGACTGCCCAACCCCCATTAGATATCATGTGAGAATTAAAGCGTTATTGTACGATCTGttagttttttcttttttcttccaaaatgataaaatagttaatatgcaatcattataaaagttcccaatacatttggacgcgaaaaacgctggtaatttgcaaagaaacaacattataaacttcacctctatcactcgaaatatctcgcactttttggattaggatgccgagtgcggcctcagagttagtctcctacgcatcCAGTTTGGTTACgatgtggagggagcataaccaaattggcttcgtaggagactaagATTTTTGATCGTTCCgacatacagacttgacatttagtatggaatattttttcgcaaaattccaagactggtctggaaggtgtctgcataaaccacacggggtaaatattaattggggtgtgtcgggagatggtgtaaagtaattatttgatagaaaatgtactttccatgagtttacattatggttctcataatgtagcgaatctgcctaaaatggcggatttagggaggctgaatttgaggtTTGTGGAGGACACAATTTCGAACTTtctgcaacattgttctgttattattaaatttatggGTTTGAAGTGGCATTGCCTAAACTTCGTCAgccattggcattcatcacagctgaaatacacttgcaatgtaccaattttttgaacatgggaagagcttaaaatatggcccttaaaagtggtacgtactcagaaagtttgaatggcccccctgaggtcaaatgttataaacttacggtacaaaacaacTGCCCAGATTCCTGGTTGTCTAATGAACTAACGTTGTTTCtctgtgtacagtaagtttataacatttgaccccaggggccattcaaactgtCTGAGTGtgtaccacttttcagagccatattttaagctcatCTCCCACTTTCAAAGCtggtaaattacaagtgcatttcaggtcTGACGAACACCTaaattggtatttaggttcagtaaatatcacctcaaacctcaataaatatgataatatcagaataatgctgctcaaattcagaaaatttacccgcacaaaaatcaaattcagtctccctaaacttcgtcagccattggcattcatcacagctgaaatacacttgcaacgtaccaattttttgaacatgggaagagcttaaaatatggcccttaaaagtggtacgtactcagaaagtttgaatggcccccctgaggtcaaatgttataaacttacggtacaaaacaacTGCCCAGATTCCTGGTTGTCTAATGAACTAACGTTGTTTCtctgtgtacagtaagtttataacatttgaccccagggccATTCAAACTGTCTGAGTGtgtaccacttttcagagccatatttttaaagctcctcccactttcaaagctggtaaattacaagtgcatttcaggtcTGACGAACACCTaaattggtatttaggttcagtaaatatcacctcaaacctcaataaatatgataatatcagaataatgctgctcaaattcagaaaatttacccgcacaaaaatcaaattcagtctccctaaacttcgtcagccattggcattcatcacagctgaaatacacttgcaatgtaccaattttttgaacatgggaagagcttaaaatatggcccttaaaagtggtacgtactcagaaagtttgaatggcccccctgaggtcaaatgttataaacttacggtacaaaacaacTGCCCAGATTCCTGGTTGTCTAATGAACTAACGTTGTTTCtctgtgtacagtaagtttataacatttgaccccaggggccattcaaactgtCTGAGTGtgtaccacttttcagagccatatttttaaagctcctcccactttcaaagctggtaaattacaagtgcatttcaggtcTGACGAACACCTaaattggtatttaggttcagtaaatatcacctcaaacctcaataaatatgataatatcagaataatgctgctcaaattcagaaaattGACccgcacaaaaatcaaattcagtctccctaaatccgccattttaggctaattcactacactatgagcaccataatgtaaacaaatGGAAAGaccgttttctgtcaaacaattgctttacaccatctcccgacacaccccaattaatatttacctcgtgcggtttatgcagatcccttccagacagtct
Proteins encoded in this region:
- the LOC140149760 gene encoding uncharacterized protein, which translates into the protein MLKTDVINENNFSKRLYKKIDVSIEIEEKEYKRGLKYFPKDTGNQAAAATQSTEIAEDETTMSSKSPEPPLVPGTLVQFLTHATKSVADADKEIEKIKKQIEENWEQSQELSKDRESHMSAVKRNLESFAAKITFENPADQVQGNLDLEIQTCIRDIEKGTKKTKEMQQLVQTLQEEVVTLNAPRFELKSPDTLITALLEVFAQAGGTLMQVLSGSTPGGYIVFVVHFHSREDLQHFWKMYNKSKTIHDMLKTTLINEKNFGKRLCKKLYITVDIDEKKYKRVLKNFPKDIGKQAATTQGAEATTEAETSKPPELPPVSQSLVQFLTQEGESVADADKEIKKSKWRFRKITSSYEYSV